Proteins encoded in a region of the Leishmania panamensis strain MHOM/PA/94/PSC-1 chromosome 15 sequence genome:
- a CDS encoding hypothetical protein (TriTrypDB/GeneDB-style sysID: LpmP.15.0480), producing MWRRSTNSASPRSASAERLEGGGGSTGCTIQPGNDPVAHLTNSKTTAAPAAPRTSRKWPLRSLFSSAHGDSDGSPNADSARHYQLHKKSDSTNDHGDNTAWPELPLSSSHTIIEKGRATKENCQEQHAHTLVVGQSNRRSNLPGMAQVRQRHGVLAGSCHPHASDASPLARSVHMNMEDWSDDDDWGRPTAVLEQQTLPALPRAKVPVEAGTAHVTGSDDVFVSDVALAYPRHGQTPQSVAQELTYTSPCVLPSASTPPQQVSASALVSTSVVMAAAGGPPAPTQPCEFSQTSPPADCSPAPAAFHSGIRGLRSAHATSGSGSGAEGAAVDRTKRRKKGVGAVALLSPAIPPHAALPPTPCAGVRTADQDDAAAVALAAGTAARHRFAWEAERSVERQSWVHAVQALLMQIYHACEGDSPVLAEANGNVVLPCATVTEPLHVARQLLDTARKNAASSADSTDRDGDAVRSYSTVVRMLAAHTQMGAARVDDGVGLGGDQRQQAGQHVLAMWQSISVALPAMWHQAWASATEKLAGAKQPPGGRSLTTTMECEPVSEARRTTVALGTFLKQTLSRSGPLFSVREVHAGVVAGLEAALESLIATTAAPAAFTAPTRSEMSPWAVEVVTAAAEATIHRDEMIKQCVVDIASTAAAADGCNNADRAMHKARVQLREGSWALWYVLRVVGLLLWWEAMLPHIFPCRPPSTHVHTEASTTGALS from the coding sequence ATGTGGCGTCGCAGCACTAACTCTGCTTCCCCTAGATCCGCCTCGGCAGAGAGACtggaaggcggtggaggcagcaCTGGGTGCACCATCCAGCCCGGCAACGATCCCGTGGCACATCTGACGAACAGCAAAAccacagccgctccagcagccCCTCGCACTAGCCGCAAGTGGCCCCTGCGGtcactcttctcttccgcACACGGTGATAGCGACGGTTCTCCTAACGCGGACTCGGCCCGTCATTACCAACTTCATAAGAAGAGCGACAGCACCAACGACCACGGTGACAACACCGCATGGCCTGAACtgccgctcagcagcagtcaCACAATCATCGAAAAAGGCCGGGCAACCAAAGAAAACTGTCAGGAACAGCATGCGCATACGTTGGTGGTGGGTCAGAGCAACCGTCGATCGAACTTGCCTGGTATGGCCCAGgtccgtcagcgccacggcGTATTGGCGGGATCGTGTCATCCTCATGCCAGCGATGCCTCACCGCTTGCCCGCAGCGTGCATATGAATATGGAAGACTGGAGTGACGACGATGACTGGGGACGCCCAACAGCAgtgctcgagcagcagaCCCTCCCAGCGCTTCCAAGAGCAAAAGTACCGGTAGAAGCGGGGACGGCGCACGTCACCGGCAGTGATGACGTCTTTGTCTCCGACGTGGCCTTAGCATACCCTCGGCATGGTCAAACTCCACAGTCGGTGGCGCAAGAGCTCACCTACACATCTCCGTGTGTTTTGCCATCCGCCAGCACACCGCCTCAGCAAGTCAGTGCCTCCGCCTTGGTAAGTACTTCCGTTGTAATGGCTGCAGCCGGTGGGCCTCCTGCACCGACGCAACCCTGTGAGTTTTCTCAGACAAGCCCTCCAGCGGACTGCTCCCCTGCGCCGGCCGCCTTTCACAGTGGCATTCGAGGCCTTCGCAGCGCGCACGCGACATCGGGCagtggaagcggcgcagagGGGGCGGCCGTCGATCGCACGAAGCGGAGAAAAAAGGGCGTTGGTgccgtcgccctcctctcccccgccaTCCCCCCACACGCGGCACTGCCACCTACACCGTGTGCCGGCGTACGCACGGCCGACCAAGATGACGCTGCGGCTGTTGCACTCGCAGCtggcacggcggcgcgccaccgctTTGCTTGGGAGGCAGAACGCTCTGTAGAAAGGCAAAGTTGGGTGCATGCAGtccaggcgctgctgatgcaaATTTATCACGCGTGCGAGGGCGACTCTCCCGTGCTTGCGGAGGCGAACGGCAACGTCGTACTTCCCTGCGCAACGGTCACGGAGCCGCTTCACGTCGCACGGCAGCTCTTGGATACGGCGAGGAAGAATGCGGCCTCGAGTGCGGACTCCACTGAccgcgacggcgacgctgtgAGAAGCTACAGCACGGTGGTGCGCATGTtggctgcacacacacaaatgggAGCGGCGCGGGTAGACGACGGGGTTGGACTAGGGGGTGACCAACGCCAACAGGCTGGGCAGCATGTCCTAGCGATGTGGCAAAGCATTTCTGTGGCGCTCCCTGCCATGTGGCACCAGGCGTGGGCGTCGGCGACGGAGAAGTTGGCCGGGGCTAAGCAGCCGCCAGGTGGGCGCAGTCTCACAACAACAATGGAGTGCGAGCCCGTGAGCGAGGCGCGACGGACGACGGTCGCGCTGGGCACCTTCCTCAAGCAGACTCTATCACGCAGCGGCCCCCTCTTCAGTGTTCGCGAAGTGCACGCCGGCGTCGTAGCAGGCCTAGAAGCTGCGCTGGAGTCGTTGATAGCGACgaccgctgctcctgcagcctTTACTGCCCCGACCAGGTCAGAAATGTCGCCATGGGCAGTGGAAGTTGtgactgcggcagcggaggctaCGATACATCGTGACGAGATGATCAAGCAGTGCGTGGTTGATATTGCaagcacggctgctgcggcagatgGCTGCAACAACGCCGACAGGGCCATGCACAAGGCCCGGGTGCAGCTTCGGGAAGGTTCATGGGCGCTCTGGTACGTGCTGAGAGTAGTGGGCCTCCTGCTGTGGTGGGAAGCGATGCTTCCACACATCTTCCCTTGTCGTCCGCCCTCAACACATGTGCACACCGAGGCGAGCACGACAGGTGCGCTTTCATAG
- a CDS encoding katanin-like protein (TriTrypDB/GeneDB-style sysID: LpmP.15.0490) produces the protein MFDTLRSIRRQADAMQGEAQEYSLSSAAAPHTTDKLGWVFPHLCHINRRQRALDSKVEEDRDIQGKRAGPGGDAGPPMRYQVAEVCMRYSQPLAATALAGSQRSGAGVTTLFSTSGVLCEASRDDAELSIVRDALPACTLWGSVLRLWCSSRGDCPKLRTLAAAQLQCLSPSDKPVAADDDDDTQRMAAALWAGAPDKLRQLLDAAGMGKNSDVSSEGRAGRHTKPSRTGLPAARNAPCQRRPRSPAEHHTDEVPQRARLDAAINIARGESGSATSPLVPPLPLQATPARAQAAASRPRSRTPSSRSRSQSPPPPPLPVAPADHFAAAARTRQSAFSFTVRIGESSGSTATVRGAVAPKSQQQQRSQQWVEGDVSDVVEMTESRAGIVGGTPRSHEGPPQSQQDLPIVSPSGPLRQKTFAAFISCSGLSTPQQYQQQQPPPPTSAAKRSPWLNQPPQQQLYSAAPSKAPPYEYDLRHSSRVNGVIEGGDERNSRAPTVTPSGEGYLALNSSSPSATVGSFVTAGEQLLADVRQGRAMCSAYLSKRSPALGLRRNTGFQPPYHQQQPKAPAGATDVHTALNSITAPSAAKTTGGTNRATGSASGAGGVRGTGSAATASHNHQGDGDDDSGGYPASLLLPDGSVPPILLPLDPKLVTQVAMEILEHGAGARQVGWDDIAGLQHAKASVEEAIVWPLRRPDLFVGLRDPPRGLLLFGPPGTGKTMIARAIANRAACTFLNISSSSLMSKWVGDGEKLVRCLFAVATVKQPSVIFIDEIDSLLSMRGEGEADSARRVKTEFLVQLDGVATDRGDRVLLIGATNRPDELDEAARRRMEKRLYIPLPDKAARRELIQRLFKSLAPSEADETGDARNAGEAASSSTTTVAARVTHTLTDADLDSLVCSTEGYSGADLKQLCREAAMGPLREVSVMQLSAVAAADLRPVQRKDFRQALKRLKPSVGPAEVQRYVEWNKLFGSFNEDNDDDDYDDDDDVGGDEGHDTDS, from the coding sequence ATGTTTGACACCCTTCGCTCCATTAGGCGGCAGGCCGACGCCATGCAGGGGGAGGCACAGGAATAcagcctctcctccgctgccgcgcccCACACCACCGACAAGCTTGGCTGGGTGTTTCCACATCTATGTCACATCAACCGACGTCAGCGGGCCTTAGACAGTAAGGTAGAGGAAGACAGAGATATCCAAGGCAAACGTGCGGGGCCGGGCGGCGACGCTGGACCACCCATGCGCTATCAAGTCGCGGAGGTCTGCATGCGCTACTCCCAACCCTTGGCAGCTACTGCGTTAGCCGGCTCGCAGCGCAGTGGTGCTGGGGTCACTACTCTGTTCTCTACCTCGGGAGTCCTCTGTGAAGCGTCCCGGGACGATGCCGAGCTGTCAATCGTGAGGGACGCGCTTCCAGCGTGTACCTTGTGGGGGTCTGTACTTCGCCTGTGGTGCTCCTCACGAGGAGACTGCCCAAAGCTGCGcactctcgctgctgcccagctgcagtgcctctcTCCGAGTGACAAACCGGTGGCAGCagatgatgacgacgacacaCAGCGCATGGCTGCTGCCTTGTGGGCGGGAGCGCCAGacaagctgcggcagctcctGGACGCGGCAGGCATGGGCAAGAACAGCGACGTCTCGTCCGAGGGACGAGCAGGGAGACACACAAAGCCCTCGCGCACAGGCTTGCCAGCGGCAAGGAACGCGCCGTGTCAGAGGCGTCCTCGCAGTCCTGCAGAACACCACACTGACGAAGTACCTCAAAGGGCTCGTCTCGATGCAGCCATCAACATTGCTCGGGGTGAAAGCGGCAGTGCCACCAGCCCCCTTgtcccacccctccccctccaggCGACCCCTGCCCGTGCCCAGGCGGCCGCCTCACGGCCACGCTCACGAACTCCTTCGTCGCGTAGCCGCTCAcagtcgccgccgccgccgcccttgcCCGTCGCGCCGGCCGACCACtttgccgcggcggcacgcacacgccagtccgccttctcttttaCAGTGCGAATCGGTgagagcagtggcagcaccgcgaCTGTCAGAGGAGCTGTTGCACCAAAgtcccagcagcagcagcgatcaCAGCAGTGGGTGGAAGGTGACGTGAGTGATGTGGTTGAAATGACTGAGAGTCGTGCCGGAATAGTTGGCGGCACGCCACGCTCGCACGAGGGACCACCGCAGTCGCAACAGGATCTTCCTATCGTGTCGCCGTCTGGGCCGCTTCGCCAGAAGACCTTCGCGGCATTCATCAGCTGTAGTGGGCTCTCCACACCGCAGCAataccaacagcagcaacctCCGCCACCCACCTCGGCTGCGAAGCGCTCACCATGGCTGAACcaaccgccgcagcagcagctgtactCTGCTGCCCCCTCCAAAGCTCCACCGTACGAGTACGAcctgcgccacagcagcagagtcAACGGGGTCATCGAGGGAGGGGATGAGAGGAACTCACGTGCCCCAACGGTAACACCAAGTGGTGAAGGCTACCTGGCgctgaacagcagcagcccatccGCGACTGTTGGCAGCTTCGTTACAGCTGGTGAGCAACTCCTGGCAGACGTCCGGCAAGGACGTGCCATGTGCTCCGCGTATCTCAGCAAGCGGTCTCCAGCCCTCGGGCTGCGGCGAAACACTGGCTTTCAGCCTCCGTACCATCAACAGCAGCCCAAGGCGCCAGCAGGCGCAACTGATGTACACACTGCGCTGAACAGCATTACGGCGCCTTCTGCAGCCAAGACCACCGGTGGCACAAACCGAGCAACTGGGTCGGCAAGTGGCGCTGGCGGGGTCCGCGGCACGGgaagcgccgccaccgcgagCCACAACCACCAAGGCGATGGGGACGACGACAGTGGAGGCTACCCGGcctccctgctgctgccagacGGCTCTGTTCCACCGATCCTCCTGCCGCTCGACCCGAAGCTCGTGACGCAGGTCGCAATGGAAATACTGGAgcacggcgctggtgcgcgacAGGTGGGCTGGGACGACATCGCAGGCCTGCAGCACGCCAAGGcgagtgtggaggaggcaatCGTgtggccgctgcgccgcccagACCTGTTTGTAGGACTGCGCGACCCACCGCGCGGACTGCTACTCTTCGGCCCACCCGGCACTGGAAAGACGATGATTGCCCGCGCCATCGCCAACCGCGCGGCGTGTACCTTCCTGAACATTTCTTCCTCATCGCTCATGTCGAAGTGGGTCGGCGATGGCGAGAAGCTCGTGCGCTGCCTCTTCGCCGTCGCAACTGTGAAGCAGCCGAGCGTCATCTTCATTGACGAAATCGACTCGCTTCTGTCCATGCGcggcgagggggaggcggacTCGGCGCGGCGAGTCAAAACAGAGTTTTTGGTCCAGCTAGACGGTGTGGCGACCGACCGCGGCGACAGAGTACTCCTGATCGGGGCAACAAACCGACCCGACGAGCTGGATGAAGCCGCAAGGCGGCGCATGGAGAAGCGGCTCTACATCCCGCTGCCGGACAAGGCGGCTCGACGGGAGCTGATTCAACGCCTTTTCAAGTCGCTTGCTCCGAGTGAAGCAGACGAGACAGGCGACGCTCGAAATGCTGGTGAGgctgccagctcctccaccacaaCAGTAGCAGCTCGAGTCACGCATACACTTACCGACGCCGACCTGGACAGTCTCGTGTGCAGCACTGAGGGCTACTCCGGCGCCGACCTCAAACAGCTGTGCAGGGAAGCCGCCATGGGGCCCCTTCGTGAGGTATCGGTCATGCAGCTcagcgccgtggcagctgccGATCTCCGACCGGTGCAACGCAAGGACTTCAGGCAAGCCCTGAAGCGTCTGAAGCCGAGCGTGGGGCCGGCCGAGGTGCAGCGATACGTAGAATGGAATAAGCTCTTTGGCTCCTTCAACGaagacaacgacgacgacgattatgatgacgatgacgacgttGGAGGTGACGAGGGTCACGACACCGACTCATGa